From a region of the Mauremys mutica isolate MM-2020 ecotype Southern chromosome 12, ASM2049712v1, whole genome shotgun sequence genome:
- the LOC123346915 gene encoding olfactory receptor 14A16-like, producing MSNQTTVTGFLLLGFSDIREMQILHFIVFLVLYLISLLGNLLIITAIALDHHLHIPMYFFLINLSILDFGYISVTIPKSMVNSLMNTRWISYYGCVAQVFFFLFFASANFAILTIMAYDRYVAICQPLHYEMVMNRRACVQMAASAWISGILYSALHTGNTFAISFCGGNMVDQFFCEIPQLLHLACSDSYLGEVVLISLSVLLCLSCFAFITVSYVQIFKTVMRIPSEQGRHKAFSTCLPHLIVVSLFLFTGLFSFLKPTSNSTSDLNLLVAVLYSIMPPMMNPIIYSMRNKDMKGALGKLIGWRLFSKNKMSIFLH from the coding sequence atgtccaaccaaaccaccGTGACTGGAtttcttctcctgggattctctgacattAGGGAAATGCAGATTTTACACTTTATTGTATTTCTAGTGCTTTACCTAATATCCCTGCTGGGGAAccttctcatcatcacagccaTAGCCCTCGACCATCACCTTCACAtccccatgtacttcttcttgATTAATCTGTCCATCCTAGACTTTGGCTacatctctgtcaccatccccaaatccatggtcaattccctcatgaacaccagaTGGATTTCTTATTATGGATGTGTAGcccaagtattttttttcttattttttgctTCAGCAAATTTTGCCATACTAACCATAATGGCATACGACCGATAcgtcgccatctgccaaccactgcactatgagatggtgatgaacaggagagcttgtgtccaaatggcagcaaGTGCCTGGATCAGTGGTATTCTCTACTCTGCACTGCACACTGGGAACACATTTGCTATATccttctgtggaggcaacatggtggatcagttcttctgtgaaattccCCAGCTCCTCCATCTTGCCTGCTCTGACTCATATCTTGGTGAAGTTGTTCTTATTTCTCTTAGTGTGCTTTTATGTTTAAGCTGCTTTGCTTTTATAACTGTgtcatatgttcagatcttcaagaCAGTGATGAGAATcccttctgagcagggccggcataaagccttctccacctgcctccctcacctcattgtggtctccTTATTCCTTTTCACTGGCCTCTTTTCCTTTCTGAAACCCACCTCCAATTCAACCTCAGATCTGAATCTCctggtggctgttctctattcTATAATGCCCCCAATGATGAATcccatcatctacagcatgagaaaCAAGGACATGAAAGGTGCACTGGGTAAACTGATAGGTTGGAGGTTATTCAGCAAGAATAAAATGTCTATATTTCTCCACTGA